Below is a genomic region from Triticum dicoccoides isolate Atlit2015 ecotype Zavitan chromosome 5A, WEW_v2.0, whole genome shotgun sequence.
AACAAGTTATCATTCAGATCCCCTCTTTTGTTTGTTCTTAGTTGCTTAAAGGGAGAGTGATCCTTAATGTTGGCATATGATCATCTTACCATCATTAATTTCAATTTCGCACCAAGCGGTATATGTTCTTCGTTGAATGTATTGTACTTTTGACTAACTGTGTGGACACACCAAGTTCTCAAGAGAGATAATGGTGTGTTACTAAACCAAAGAGGTGCAGGGTGGTCGTCAGAGGCAAAGACACCGATGCTTCTCGCAAGATGGTAAAAGAATTAGCTTTACACGCATGCTCATAACAGAAGTGCCTCTACATCGACGCCTTGAGGTACATTTTTGTACTCCCGTAGCAACGGACAGGTATGTTTGCTGGTAAACTAACAAGGAAGATTTGATATGTACGCAGTGCAAGACAGGTAGTCCACATCAGTGGACATTGTATTTCTCTCATACATATAGACAATTACAAGAAATTGAATACATACACTGGTACACAAATACACAAAGGGTATATCTAGAAGTATGTACAAGCGATTTGTTTTGTATATATGATGTTATCGTGTTTATTATTTTTTGTTTACTTTCGACATGTTGGACTAATTGACTAATTGTTAATCCATGCATCATCATCTAATCCTGCTCATCACTGGGAAGAAAGGCTAGTTAATCACGTAGTCAGCGGAGGCACGAGGGCACGATGTCACTGAAATCTGCGCCTGGATCCCCACTATCTGTATAGAAATGAAATGTCTCGGCTGCAATGGCGGATCTGGTCGCTTGCGTGCACGAGATCGACGGAAAATTTGGCTTCATTCACACGGATTTCCCGGTCACTGTCAGCTCACCACTGTCCAAGAGCAGAAGCGCAGGCATACATGCAGGTCGTCGCTGACATTTTCAGATTTCCTTCTCCGCCACCGCACCGAGCCGTACGTGCGTGCAAGCTGCAGGTCTAGCCACCGATGGATTTCGTGTGGGCggttgtggcggcggcggcggcggtgttggCGTGGTGGGCGCTGAGTGCGCTGGTGTGGAGGCCGCGCGCCATCGCCCGGCAGCTCCGCGCCCAGGGCGTGGGCGGGCCGGGCTACAGGTTCCTGGCCGGGAACCTCGGCGAGATCAAGCGTCTccgcgccgccatcgccggcgccgcgCTGGACGTCGGTTCCCACGACCTGGTGCCCATGGTGCAGCCGCATATGCGCAAATGGATCCCACTCCACGGTACCAAACTCATCGGCCTGCGTCTGTGATTCCTTCCATGATTCCATGCCATTCATCTATCCGCGGCCGTTTGTACGTGCTCTCTGCGCTGCAGGACGCACGTTCTTGTACTGGTTCGGAGCACGGCCGACCCTGTGCGTGGCCGACGTGAGCATGGTGAGCCAGGTGCTCCTGGAGCGCACCGGGCTGTACCCCAAGAACACCGGGAACCCGCACATCGCCCGCCTGCTCGGCAGGGGGCTCGTGTTCGCCGACGGCGACGAGTGGAAGCGCCACCGCAAGGTCGTCCACCCCGCCTTCAACATGGACAAGCTCAAGGTACGACACGATCGACGTGTGTTATCATTCTAGCTCCAGCGCCAACTTAACAGCTGCCATTGGTACGAGCGACAGGTGATGACGGCGACCATGTCGGACTGTGCCGGGTCAATCATGTCGGAGTGGAAAGCGAaggtgggcgagggaggcggcgcggcggAGATCGAGCTGAGCGGCCAGTTCGAGGAGCTAACCGCGGATGTCATTTCCCACACGGCCTTCGGAGCTAGCTACAGAGAGGGGAAGCGAGTCTTCCTGGCGCAGAGGGAGCTCCTGTTCCTTGCCTTCTCCACCGTTTTCAATGTCCAAATCCGGGCATTTAGGTGCTTAACTACTACTTGCTTCTTTTCCCATTTTGTCGCTTGGTTCAAACCAATACAAGATTATAACCTGTATATTTGACAACATGCATGTGTTTATGGGATTCGATGATCATCAGGTACCTGCCAACCCAAAAGAACCTCAAGATATGGAAGCTCGACAAGGAGGTGAGGGGCATGCTCACCAACATCATCAAGAGTCGGCTCGCAGACAAGGACACCATGGGCTATGGGAACGACCTGCTCGGGCTGATGTTGGAGGCGTGCACTCCGGAGGAGCACGGTCATGAGCCGCTTCTAAGCATGGACGAGATCATAGACGAGTGTAAGACCTTCTTCTTCGCTGGACACGACACTAGCTCACACATGCTTTCatggaccatgttgttgttgaGCACACATCCAGAATGGGAGCAGAAGCTCAGGGAGGAGGTGGTGAGAGAGTGCGGCAATGAGGTTCCCACCGGTGACGTGCTCAACAAACTGAAGCTAGTCAACATGTTCCTTCTAGAAACTCTTAGGTTATACTCTCCTTTGTCGACCATTCAGAGAAAGGCAGGTTTGGATCTTGAGGTCGGTGGCATCACAGTGCCCAAAGGCACGGTCCTGACCATCCCCATTGCGTCGATACACCGTGACAAGGAGGTATGGGGAGAGGATGCC
It encodes:
- the LOC119298344 gene encoding cytochrome P450 709B2-like is translated as MDFVWAVVAAAAAVLAWWALSALVWRPRAIARQLRAQGVGGPGYRFLAGNLGEIKRLRAAIAGAALDVGSHDLVPMVQPHMRKWIPLHGRTFLYWFGARPTLCVADVSMVSQVLLERTGLYPKNTGNPHIARLLGRGLVFADGDEWKRHRKVVHPAFNMDKLKVMTATMSDCAGSIMSEWKAKVGEGGGAAEIELSGQFEELTADVISHTAFGASYREGKRVFLAQRELLFLAFSTVFNVQIRAFRYLPTQKNLKIWKLDKEVRGMLTNIIKSRLADKDTMGYGNDLLGLMLEACTPEEHGHEPLLSMDEIIDECKTFFFAGHDTSSHMLSWTMLLLSTHPEWEQKLREEVVRECGNEVPTGDVLNKLKLVNMFLLETLRLYSPLSTIQRKAGLDLEVGGITVPKGTVLTIPIASIHRDKEVWGEDAHEFNPLRFENGVTRAANHPNAFLSFSDGPRSCIGQNFAMIEAKIVIVMILQRFSFFLSPKYVHAPMDVITLRSKFGLPMVLKSLEM